In Streptomyces canus, one DNA window encodes the following:
- the cobI gene encoding precorrin-2 C(20)-methyltransferase, whose translation MPDVMSSSRLIGVGVGPGDPELVTVKGVNALRAADVVVVPVMDTGEKGRAEATVLHYVPQERIVRVVFALNERSDHARREAAWDAAGERVAELLAAHACVAFATIGDPNVYSTFTYLAQTIGELVPDAVVETVPGITAMQDLAARSGAVLTEGTEPLTLVPVTAGSAVLKEALNGPGTVVAYKFGRLAGEVAEALRETGRIEDAVWGSALGMEAESIRPAGELDGAPLPYLSTLIAPARRDGTRGGKL comes from the coding sequence GTGCCGGACGTCATGAGCAGCAGCAGGTTGATCGGGGTCGGGGTCGGGCCCGGGGATCCGGAGCTGGTGACCGTCAAGGGTGTCAACGCCCTGCGCGCCGCCGATGTGGTCGTGGTGCCGGTCATGGACACCGGTGAGAAGGGGCGGGCCGAGGCCACCGTTCTGCACTACGTGCCCCAGGAGCGGATCGTCCGGGTCGTCTTCGCCCTCAACGAGCGCAGTGATCACGCCCGGCGCGAGGCCGCCTGGGACGCGGCCGGGGAGCGGGTCGCCGAGTTGCTCGCCGCCCACGCGTGCGTCGCCTTCGCCACCATCGGCGACCCCAACGTCTATTCGACCTTCACCTATCTCGCCCAGACCATCGGCGAGCTCGTGCCCGACGCCGTCGTCGAGACCGTGCCCGGGATCACCGCCATGCAGGATCTCGCCGCGCGTTCCGGGGCCGTGCTGACCGAGGGCACCGAGCCGCTGACGCTGGTGCCCGTCACCGCCGGTTCCGCCGTCCTCAAGGAGGCGCTCAACGGACCAGGGACCGTCGTCGCGTACAAGTTCGGGCGGCTGGCCGGTGAGGTGGCCGAGGCGCTCAGGGAGACCGGGCGGATCGAGGACGCCGTATGGGGATCGGCGCTGGGCATGGAGGCCGAGTCCATCCGGCCCGCCGGTGAGCTCGACGGGGCTCCCCTGCCGTATCTCTCCACCCTCATCGCGCCCGCGCGGCGGGACGGCACCCGGGGTGGCAAGTTGTGA
- a CDS encoding cobyrinate a,c-diamide synthase → MTSSVPRLVIAAPSSGSGKTTVATGLMAAFAARGLAVSPHKVGPDYIDPGYHALASGRVGRNLDAYLCGPELVAPLFLHGARGCDIAVVEGVMGMFDGAAGEGELASTAHVAKLLRAPVVLVVDASSQSRSVAALVHGFASWDPEVRVGGVILNKVASDRHEALLREALESAGVPVFGVLRRVAQVDTPSRHLGLVPVAERRGAAVDAVAAMAEQVRAGCDLDGLVSLARGAGALSCAAWDAAEVLASSPPPPLPVPSPGAAAPSTPPGGSAPRPPSALEGPRPQTPDGLVVAVAGGPAFTFSYAEHSELLAAAGAEVVPFDPLRDERLPDGTAGLVIGGGFPEVYAAELSANEPLRKAVSALAETGAPVAAECAGLLYLCRELDGQPMCGVLDASARMEDRLTLGYRDAVAVSDSSLAVAGTRMQGHEFHRTVVEPEAGDAAAWGVRVPRRRLEGFVQRGVHASYLHTHWASVPGVARRFVERCRTS, encoded by the coding sequence GTGACTTCTTCCGTCCCTCGGCTGGTCATCGCCGCGCCGTCGTCCGGCAGCGGCAAGACCACCGTTGCCACGGGGTTGATGGCCGCGTTCGCCGCGCGGGGGCTCGCCGTGTCTCCGCACAAGGTGGGGCCGGACTACATCGATCCCGGGTATCACGCGCTCGCGAGCGGGCGGGTGGGACGGAATCTCGACGCGTATCTGTGTGGGCCGGAGCTGGTGGCTCCGCTGTTCCTGCACGGGGCGCGCGGGTGTGACATCGCCGTCGTGGAGGGGGTGATGGGGATGTTCGACGGGGCCGCGGGGGAAGGAGAGCTGGCGTCCACGGCTCATGTGGCGAAGCTGTTGCGGGCGCCCGTGGTGCTGGTCGTCGACGCCTCGTCGCAGTCCCGGTCCGTTGCCGCGCTGGTGCACGGGTTCGCGTCGTGGGATCCCGAGGTCCGGGTGGGGGGCGTGATCCTCAACAAGGTCGCGTCCGACCGTCATGAGGCGTTGTTGCGGGAGGCCTTGGAGTCGGCCGGGGTGCCGGTGTTCGGGGTGCTGCGGCGGGTGGCCCAGGTGGACACGCCTTCTCGGCATCTGGGATTGGTGCCGGTCGCCGAGCGGCGGGGGGCGGCGGTGGATGCGGTCGCGGCGATGGCGGAACAGGTCCGTGCCGGGTGCGATCTCGATGGGCTGGTTTCGCTGGCCCGGGGTGCGGGGGCGTTGTCGTGCGCGGCTTGGGATGCGGCTGAGGTGTTGGCTTCTTCGCCCCCGCCGCCCCTACCCGTCCCGTCCCCAGGGGCTGCCGCCCCTTCGACCCCGCCTGGGGGCTCCGCCCCCAGACCCCCGTCGGCCCTTGAGGGGCCTCGTCCTCAAACGCCGGACGGGCTGGTGGTCGCTGTTGCCGGTGGTCCTGCCTTCACGTTCTCCTACGCGGAGCACAGCGAGCTGCTCGCCGCCGCCGGTGCCGAAGTCGTTCCCTTCGATCCGCTGAGGGACGAGCGGCTGCCCGACGGGACCGCCGGCCTGGTCATCGGGGGCGGGTTTCCCGAGGTCTACGCCGCCGAGCTCTCCGCCAACGAACCGCTGCGCAAGGCCGTTTCAGCCCTCGCAGAGACCGGCGCTCCCGTCGCCGCCGAGTGTGCCGGCCTGCTCTATCTGTGCCGTGAGCTCGACGGGCAGCCGATGTGCGGGGTGCTCGATGCCTCGGCCCGGATGGAGGACAGGCTCACCCTCGGGTATCGGGACGCCGTCGCCGTCAGCGACAGTTCACTTGCTGTCGCCGGGACACGGATGCAGGGGCACGAGTTCCACCGGACCGTGGTGGAGCCGGAGGCGGGGGACGCCGCGGCCTGGGGTGTGCGGGTGCCCCGGCGGCGGCTCGAAGGATTTGTACAGCGTGGTGTGCACGCGAGTTATCTGCACACGCACTGGGCCTCGGTGCCCGGTGTCGCCCGTCGGTTCGTGGAGAGGTGCCGGACGTCATGA
- the cobO gene encoding cob(I)yrinic acid a,c-diamide adenosyltransferase — translation MPQGQPSVVPEDGLTTRQRRNRPLVVVHTGIGKGKSTAAFGLALRAWNQGWPIGVFQFVKSAKWKVGEENALRVLGASGEGGSVDWHKMGEGWSWVQRDAQMDNEEKAREGWEQVKRDLAAETYQLYVLDEFAYPMHWGWVDTDEVLDVLRNRPGTQHVVITGRNAPEKLVDFADLVTDMSKVKHPMDAGQKGQRGIEW, via the coding sequence ATGCCTCAGGGACAGCCGAGTGTGGTGCCGGAGGACGGACTGACGACTCGTCAGCGTCGTAATCGGCCGTTGGTGGTGGTGCACACGGGCATCGGCAAGGGGAAGTCGACCGCCGCTTTCGGGCTTGCCCTGCGGGCCTGGAATCAGGGGTGGCCCATCGGAGTGTTCCAGTTCGTCAAGTCGGCGAAGTGGAAGGTCGGCGAGGAGAACGCGCTGCGGGTGCTGGGGGCGTCCGGGGAGGGCGGGTCGGTCGACTGGCACAAGATGGGTGAGGGCTGGTCCTGGGTGCAGCGCGACGCCCAGATGGACAACGAGGAGAAGGCCCGGGAGGGCTGGGAGCAGGTCAAGCGGGACCTCGCCGCCGAGACGTACCAGCTGTATGTGCTCGATGAGTTCGCCTACCCGATGCACTGGGGGTGGGTGGACACGGATGAGGTTCTTGACGTGCTCAGGAATCGGCCCGGGACCCAGCACGTGGTCATCACCGGCCGCAACGCGCCCGAGAAGCTGGTCGACTTCGCCGATCTCGTGACCGACATGTCCAAGGTGAAGCACCCCATGGACGCCGGGCAGAAGGGGCAGAGGGGCATCGAGTGGTGA
- the cobN gene encoding cobaltochelatase subunit CobN codes for MSTVLLLSTADTDLLAARAASGAEYRIGNPTRIDVTDELPALLDGADIAVVRLLGGKRAWEDGLAALKASGVPTVLLGGETVPDAELMAESSVPAGVVAEALRYLVEGGPANLEELARFLSDTVLLTGEGFAEPRKMPEYGVHGPPAPDNGRPTVGVLFYRAHELSGNTAFVDTLCDAIEARGANALPVYCGSLRGADAGLYELLARADSLVATVLAAGGTHASQASAGGDEEAWDIGALADLDVPVLQGLCLTSSRAAWDESDAALSPMDAAMQVAIPEFDGRLITVPFSFKEQGPDDVPVYVADPERAARVAGIAVRHAELRHKPNPEKKLALVFTAYPTKHSRVGNAVGLDTPASAVRVLDSLRDAGYVVEGYPDNGDELIHRLIEAGGHDVEWLTEDQLASAPARVPLADYRAWFDRLEPGLRQAMVDAWGEPPGSLYVDGDDIVLASLQFGNVVVMIQPPRGFGENPIAIYHDPDMPPSHHYMAAYRWLENSFGADAIVHMGKHGTMEWLPGKGLGLSGGCAPDAVLGELPLIYPFIVNDPGEGTQAKRRGHATVVDHLVPPMARADTYGDLAKLEQLLDEYALVSDLDPTKAPAVRAQIWTLVKAAELHHDLHVDEQPDDAAFDEFVMHIDGYLCEIKDVQIRDGLHILGGGPVDEARVNLVLAVLRASQVWGGQANALPGLRASLAEHFGLVEKELLAEPGAPVKVPVELSDLVDGPARSAADAIDLLEQLCRRVAEGMEAVSWDVTAVPVLVRDVLGTELPEAVAVLEFACTEVVPRLARTTDEIAHILKALDGGYVPAGPSGSPTRGLVNVLPTGRNFYSVDPKAIPSRLSWEVGQSLADSLVQRYLADTGEYPKSVGLTVWGTSAMRTQGDDIAEILALLGCRPVWDEASRRVTGFEVVPLTELGRPRIDVTVRISGFFRDAFPHVVGLIDDAVRKVAELDEPADRNFVKAHADEDTVEHGDRRRATARIFGSKPGAYGAGLLPLIDARNWRSDADLAEVYAVWGGYAYGRGLDGRAARGDMETAFKRINVAAKNVDTREHDLVDADDYFQYHGGMVAMVRHLTGANPEAYVGDSATPDQVKTRTLGEETHRVFRARVVNPRWMAAMRRHGYKGAFEMAATVDYLFGYDATAGVVDDWMYEKLSAEYVFDAENRDFMKKSNPWALRGITERLLEAADRGLWAEPDADTLERLRATYLELEGDLEGDEK; via the coding sequence GGCCGAGTCGTCCGTACCGGCCGGTGTCGTGGCCGAGGCACTCAGGTACCTCGTCGAGGGCGGGCCCGCGAACCTGGAGGAACTCGCCCGGTTCCTGTCCGACACCGTGCTGCTGACCGGCGAGGGGTTCGCCGAGCCGCGGAAGATGCCGGAGTACGGCGTCCACGGCCCGCCGGCGCCGGACAACGGCCGCCCGACCGTCGGCGTGCTCTTCTACCGGGCCCATGAACTCAGCGGCAACACCGCCTTCGTGGACACCCTGTGCGACGCGATCGAGGCGCGGGGCGCCAACGCCCTTCCCGTGTACTGCGGTTCACTGCGCGGTGCCGACGCCGGGCTCTACGAGCTCCTCGCCCGGGCCGACTCCCTCGTCGCCACCGTCCTCGCCGCCGGCGGCACCCACGCCTCGCAGGCCTCGGCGGGCGGTGACGAGGAAGCCTGGGACATCGGGGCGCTGGCCGACCTCGACGTGCCGGTGCTGCAAGGGCTCTGCCTCACGTCGTCCAGGGCGGCGTGGGACGAGTCGGACGCCGCCCTCTCCCCCATGGACGCGGCCATGCAGGTCGCGATCCCGGAGTTCGACGGACGGCTGATCACCGTGCCGTTCTCCTTCAAGGAGCAGGGGCCCGACGACGTCCCGGTGTACGTGGCGGACCCCGAGCGGGCCGCGCGGGTCGCCGGGATCGCCGTACGGCACGCGGAGTTGAGGCACAAGCCGAACCCCGAGAAGAAGCTCGCGCTGGTCTTCACCGCGTATCCGACCAAGCACTCGCGGGTCGGCAACGCGGTGGGCCTGGACACGCCCGCTTCGGCGGTGCGGGTGCTGGACTCGCTCCGGGATGCCGGGTACGTCGTCGAGGGGTACCCCGACAACGGCGACGAGCTCATCCACCGGCTGATCGAGGCCGGCGGACACGACGTCGAGTGGCTGACCGAGGACCAGTTGGCGTCGGCTCCCGCCCGGGTGCCGCTCGCCGACTACCGGGCCTGGTTCGACCGGCTGGAGCCGGGACTTCGCCAGGCCATGGTGGACGCGTGGGGTGAGCCGCCGGGCTCGCTGTACGTCGACGGGGACGACATCGTGCTGGCCTCGCTCCAGTTCGGGAACGTCGTCGTGATGATCCAGCCGCCGCGCGGCTTCGGGGAGAACCCGATCGCGATCTACCACGACCCGGACATGCCGCCGTCCCACCACTACATGGCCGCGTACCGGTGGCTCGAGAACTCTTTCGGCGCCGACGCGATCGTCCACATGGGCAAGCACGGCACGATGGAGTGGCTGCCGGGCAAGGGCCTCGGCCTCAGCGGGGGTTGCGCGCCGGACGCCGTGCTCGGTGAACTGCCGCTGATCTATCCCTTCATCGTCAACGACCCCGGCGAGGGCACCCAGGCCAAGCGGCGCGGGCACGCCACCGTGGTCGACCACCTGGTGCCGCCGATGGCGCGGGCCGACACCTACGGCGACCTCGCCAAGCTGGAGCAGCTCCTCGACGAGTACGCGCTCGTCTCCGACCTCGACCCGACCAAGGCCCCGGCCGTGCGCGCCCAGATCTGGACGCTGGTCAAGGCGGCCGAGCTCCACCACGACCTGCATGTGGACGAGCAGCCGGACGACGCGGCGTTCGACGAGTTCGTCATGCACATCGACGGCTATCTGTGCGAGATCAAGGACGTGCAGATCCGCGACGGGCTGCACATCCTCGGCGGCGGACCGGTCGACGAGGCCCGGGTCAACCTCGTGCTCGCCGTGCTGCGCGCCTCTCAGGTGTGGGGCGGGCAGGCGAACGCCCTGCCGGGGCTGCGGGCTTCGCTGGCGGAGCATTTCGGGCTGGTCGAGAAGGAGTTGCTGGCCGAGCCCGGTGCGCCGGTGAAGGTTCCGGTCGAGCTCTCGGACCTCGTCGACGGTCCTGCGCGCAGCGCCGCCGACGCGATCGATCTGCTGGAGCAGCTGTGCCGACGGGTCGCGGAGGGCATGGAGGCCGTGTCCTGGGACGTGACAGCCGTCCCCGTTCTCGTGCGTGACGTCCTCGGCACCGAACTCCCCGAGGCCGTCGCCGTGCTGGAGTTCGCCTGCACCGAGGTCGTGCCCCGGCTGGCCCGTACGACGGACGAGATCGCCCACATCCTCAAGGCCCTGGACGGCGGTTACGTCCCGGCCGGGCCTTCCGGCTCGCCGACCCGCGGGCTCGTCAACGTCCTGCCGACCGGCCGGAACTTCTACTCCGTCGACCCCAAGGCCATTCCGTCCAGGCTGAGTTGGGAGGTCGGACAGTCGCTCGCCGACTCGCTCGTGCAGCGGTACCTGGCCGACACCGGCGAGTACCCGAAGTCCGTGGGGCTCACGGTCTGGGGTACGTCCGCGATGCGTACGCAGGGCGACGACATCGCCGAGATCCTCGCGCTGCTGGGCTGCCGTCCGGTGTGGGACGAGGCCTCGCGGCGGGTCACCGGCTTCGAGGTCGTTCCCCTGACCGAGCTCGGCCGTCCGCGCATCGACGTCACGGTCCGCATCTCCGGCTTCTTCCGGGACGCGTTCCCGCACGTCGTCGGCCTGATCGACGACGCCGTCCGCAAGGTCGCCGAGCTGGACGAGCCGGCCGACCGGAACTTCGTGAAGGCGCACGCCGACGAGGACACCGTCGAGCACGGTGACCGGCGGCGCGCGACGGCCCGGATCTTCGGGTCCAAGCCGGGGGCGTACGGCGCCGGTCTGCTGCCGCTGATCGACGCCCGCAACTGGCGCTCGGACGCCGACCTCGCCGAGGTGTACGCGGTGTGGGGCGGCTACGCCTACGGGCGCGGGCTGGACGGGCGGGCGGCGCGCGGGGACATGGAGACCGCTTTCAAGCGGATCAACGTCGCCGCGAAGAACGTCGACACCCGCGAGCACGACCTGGTCGACGCCGACGACTACTTCCAGTACCACGGCGGCATGGTCGCCATGGTGCGCCACCTCACGGGCGCCAACCCCGAGGCGTACGTGGGTGATTCGGCCACGCCCGACCAGGTGAAGACGCGGACGCTCGGCGAGGAGACCCACCGGGTCTTCCGGGCCCGGGTCGTCAACCCGCGCTGGATGGCGGCCATGCGCCGGCACGGCTACAAGGGCGCCTTCGAGATGGCGGCGACCGTCGACTACCTCTTCGGCTACGACGCCACGGCGGGCGTGGTCGACGACTGGATGTACGAGAAGCTCAGCGCGGAGTACGTCTTCGACGCGGAGAACCGGGACTTCATGAAGAAGTCCAACCCCTGGGCGCTGCGGGGCATCACGGAGCGGCTCCTGGAGGCCGCCGACCGTGGACTGTGGGCCGAGCCGGACGCGGACACGCTGGAGCGGCTGCGGGCCACGTACCTGGAGCTCGAGGGCGACTTGGAGGGTGACGAGAAGTGA
- a CDS encoding putative cobaltochelatase translates to MSTPFPFTAVVGQEDLRLALLLNAVSPAVGGVLVRGEKGTAKSTAVRALSALLPEVAVVPGCRFSCDPAAPDPSCPDGPHEAGNGGMRPSRMVELPVGASEDRLVGALDIERALAEGVKAFEPGLLADAHRGILYVDEVNLLHDHLVDLLLDAAAMGASYVEREGVSVRHASKFLLVGTMNPEEGELRPQLLDRFGLTVEVAASREPDQRVEVVRRRLAYDDDPAGFAARWADEESAVRQRIVAARELLPSVRLGDGALRQIAATCAAFEVDGMRADIVMARTATALAAWAGRTDVLAEDVRQAALLALPHRRRRNPFDAPGLDEDKLDETLEEFSGEGDEDPDPDGPGGGGGQPPSSDGPQADGDSGAQPEAGDGGEPQASGAGSGEQSAARASEPFRTKVLSVPGLGDGAAGRRSRARTEHGRTTGARRPQGALTKLHLAATVQAAAPHQRARGRTGRGLVVRRDDLRQATREGREGNLVLFVVDASGSMAARQRMSAVKGAVLSLLLDAYQRRDKVGLVTFRGSAAEVALPPTSSVDAAAARLETLPTGGRTPLAAGLLRAHEVLRVERLRDPARRALVVVVTDGRATGGPEPVALAGRAARLFAADGVASVVVDCESGPVRLGLAGQLAGELDGTAVTLDELRADSIAGLVKDVQRRAA, encoded by the coding sequence GTGAGTACCCCGTTTCCGTTCACGGCCGTCGTCGGCCAGGAGGACCTGCGGCTCGCGCTGCTGCTGAACGCCGTGTCGCCGGCGGTCGGCGGTGTGCTGGTGCGCGGCGAGAAGGGCACCGCCAAGTCGACTGCGGTGCGCGCCCTTTCGGCTCTGCTGCCCGAGGTCGCGGTCGTCCCCGGCTGCCGTTTCTCCTGTGACCCCGCCGCACCGGACCCGTCCTGCCCGGACGGTCCGCACGAGGCGGGCAACGGCGGCATGCGCCCCTCCCGCATGGTCGAACTCCCCGTCGGCGCCTCCGAGGACCGGCTCGTCGGCGCCCTCGACATCGAGCGGGCGCTCGCGGAGGGAGTGAAGGCCTTCGAGCCGGGACTCCTCGCCGACGCCCACCGCGGGATCCTCTACGTCGACGAGGTCAACCTCCTCCACGACCACCTGGTCGACCTGCTCCTCGACGCCGCCGCGATGGGGGCGTCGTACGTCGAGCGGGAGGGGGTCTCGGTACGGCACGCCTCGAAGTTCCTGCTCGTCGGCACCATGAACCCCGAAGAGGGCGAGCTGCGGCCGCAGTTGCTCGACCGGTTCGGGCTGACCGTCGAGGTCGCGGCCTCGCGGGAGCCGGACCAGCGGGTGGAGGTCGTGCGGCGGCGGCTCGCCTACGACGACGATCCGGCCGGGTTCGCGGCGCGTTGGGCGGACGAGGAGAGTGCCGTACGGCAACGGATCGTCGCCGCACGGGAGTTGTTGCCGTCGGTGCGGCTGGGCGACGGGGCGCTCCGGCAGATCGCGGCGACCTGTGCCGCGTTCGAGGTGGACGGTATGCGGGCCGACATCGTGATGGCCCGTACGGCGACCGCGCTGGCGGCGTGGGCCGGGCGGACCGATGTGCTCGCGGAGGACGTGCGGCAGGCCGCGCTCCTCGCGCTGCCGCACCGCCGACGCCGTAACCCCTTCGACGCGCCGGGACTTGACGAGGACAAGCTCGACGAGACGCTGGAGGAGTTCAGCGGGGAGGGCGACGAGGATCCCGACCCGGACGGGCCCGGTGGGGGTGGCGGGCAGCCGCCGTCGTCCGACGGGCCGCAGGCCGACGGGGATTCCGGTGCGCAGCCGGAGGCGGGGGACGGTGGCGAGCCGCAGGCCTCCGGTGCCGGTTCCGGGGAGCAGTCCGCCGCGCGGGCTTCCGAGCCCTTCCGTACCAAGGTGCTCAGCGTGCCCGGGCTCGGCGACGGCGCTGCCGGGCGACGGTCCCGTGCGCGGACCGAGCACGGGCGGACGACCGGTGCCCGGCGGCCCCAAGGGGCCCTGACCAAGCTGCACTTGGCGGCCACCGTGCAGGCGGCCGCCCCGCATCAGCGGGCGCGGGGACGGACGGGGCGCGGGCTCGTCGTCCGGCGTGACGATCTGCGGCAGGCGACGCGGGAGGGGCGCGAGGGGAATCTCGTGCTGTTCGTCGTCGACGCCTCGGGGTCGATGGCGGCGCGGCAGCGGATGAGTGCCGTGAAGGGGGCCGTGCTGTCGCTGCTCCTCGACGCGTATCAGCGGCGGGACAAGGTGGGACTGGTGACGTTCCGGGGGTCGGCGGCGGAGGTCGCCCTGCCGCCCACGTCCTCGGTGGACGCCGCGGCCGCCCGGCTGGAGACCCTGCCGACCGGTGGGCGTACCCCGCTCGCGGCCGGGCTGCTGCGGGCGCACGAGGTGCTGCGGGTGGAGCGACTGCGGGATCCCGCGCGGCGGGCGCTGGTCGTCGTGGTGACGGACGGGCGGGCCACCGGTGGGCCCGAACCGGTCGCGCTCGCGGGGCGGGCGGCCCGGCTGTTCGCCGCGGACGGCGTCGCCTCCGTCGTCGTCGACTGCGAGTCCGGGCCGGTGCGGCTGGGGCTCGCCGGGCAGCTGGCGGGTGAACTGGACGGCACGGCGGTGACGTTGGACGAGTTGCGGGCCGACTCGATCGCCGGACTGGTGAAGGACGTACAGAGGAGGGCCGCGTAA
- the cobM gene encoding precorrin-4 C(11)-methyltransferase, producing MADAPTGKVTFVGAGPGAADLLTFRAARAIAEADVVIWAASLVQAEVLEHAREDAEILDSATMSLEDVVAVYERAREEGLKVARIHSGDPALWGGTQEQLDRCARIGIGTEVVPGVSAFSAVAALAQRELTIPEVAQSVVLTRLGGGKTPMPPGEEVREFAKHGTTMAIFLSAARSGQLVRELLEGGYPTSTPVVVAYQATWPEELVVRCTIETLEETVKEHKLWKHTLFLVGPALDAEGTRSHLYHPGHFHGYRKADPEARRALRAARGAGT from the coding sequence ATGGCCGATGCCCCCACCGGCAAGGTGACCTTCGTCGGTGCCGGCCCCGGCGCCGCCGATCTGCTGACGTTCCGGGCCGCGCGCGCCATCGCCGAGGCCGACGTCGTGATCTGGGCCGCGAGCCTGGTGCAGGCGGAGGTCCTCGAGCACGCGCGCGAGGACGCGGAGATCCTCGACTCGGCGACCATGTCGCTCGAGGACGTCGTCGCGGTCTACGAGCGGGCGCGCGAAGAGGGCCTGAAGGTCGCCCGGATCCACTCCGGCGACCCCGCCCTGTGGGGCGGTACGCAGGAGCAGCTCGACCGGTGTGCGCGGATCGGCATCGGGACCGAGGTCGTGCCCGGTGTCTCGGCGTTCTCCGCGGTCGCCGCGCTCGCGCAGCGCGAGCTGACCATTCCCGAGGTCGCGCAGTCCGTCGTGCTGACCCGGCTCGGCGGCGGCAAGACGCCCATGCCGCCCGGCGAGGAGGTGCGGGAGTTCGCCAAGCACGGCACCACCATGGCGATCTTCCTGTCCGCGGCCCGCAGCGGACAGCTGGTGCGGGAGCTGCTCGAGGGCGGCTATCCGACCTCCACGCCGGTCGTCGTCGCCTACCAGGCGACCTGGCCGGAGGAGCTGGTCGTGCGGTGCACGATCGAGACGCTGGAGGAGACCGTCAAGGAGCACAAGCTCTGGAAGCACACGCTCTTCCTGGTCGGGCCGGCGCTGGACGCCGAGGGCACGCGGTCGCACCTCTACCACCCCGGTCACTTCCACGGGTACCGCAAGGCCGATCCGGAGGCCCGGCGGGCGCTGCGCGCGGCGCGGGGTGCCGGCACATGA
- a CDS encoding ZIP family metal transporter: protein MAVFVALGAFLMTLAGGWTAQRVTDHRHLVLGLAGGLMLGVVGLDLLPEALRAAGDEVFGVPAALLLFVAGFLLAHLVERLLAARQAAHGGEERNGRAPEVGLTAAAAMVGHSAMDGVAIGAAFQVGGGMGTAVALAVVAHDFADGFNTYTITSLYGNDRRKALGMLFADAAAPVVGAASTSFVTIPEGLLGGYLGLFGGALLYLAAAEILPEAHHEHPARSTLLCTVAGVGFIWLVVGLAG from the coding sequence ATGGCGGTCTTCGTCGCGCTCGGCGCGTTCCTGATGACGCTGGCCGGAGGCTGGACGGCACAGCGGGTGACCGACCACCGTCATCTGGTCCTCGGTCTGGCCGGCGGCCTGATGCTCGGCGTGGTCGGCCTGGATCTGCTGCCGGAGGCGCTGCGCGCGGCCGGCGACGAGGTCTTCGGCGTCCCCGCGGCCCTGCTCCTCTTCGTGGCCGGCTTTCTGCTGGCCCATCTGGTGGAGCGTCTGCTGGCGGCCCGTCAGGCTGCGCACGGTGGCGAGGAGCGGAACGGCCGGGCGCCCGAGGTGGGCCTCACGGCGGCGGCCGCGATGGTCGGCCACAGCGCCATGGACGGCGTGGCGATCGGCGCGGCCTTCCAGGTGGGCGGCGGCATGGGCACCGCAGTCGCGCTCGCCGTCGTGGCCCACGACTTCGCGGACGGCTTCAACACGTACACGATCACGAGCCTGTACGGGAACGACCGCCGCAAAGCGCTGGGGATGCTGTTCGCGGACGCGGCGGCCCCGGTGGTGGGGGCCGCCTCGACGTCGTTCGTGACCATCCCGGAAGGTCTGCTCGGCGGCTACCTCGGCCTCTTCGGCGGCGCGCTGCTCTATCTCGCGGCGGCCGAGATCCTCCCCGAGGCCCACCACGAACACCCCGCCCGCTCGACCCTGCTGTGCACCGTCGCGGGCGTGGGTTTCATCTGGCTGGTGGTGGGCCTGGCCGGCTGA